The Catenulispora sp. MAP5-51 genome has a window encoding:
- a CDS encoding YggS family pyridoxal phosphate-dependent enzyme: MSEPEEQISQRKVQISQRTEQIAENLAVVREDIAAAARKAGRDPSEVSLIAVTKTYPASDVRILAELGVLDVGENRDQEAGPKARETAGLGLRWHFIGQLQTNKAVSVAEYADFVHSVDRVRLVGALSKAAVRYDKELTCLVQVDLGNAEPMDDNAARGGAFPDQVPELADAIAAAPGLRFGGLMAVAPLGAEPGPAFERLHTLAMRLRTAHPSATMISAGMSGDLGEAVAAGATHVRIGSAILGIRR; encoded by the coding sequence ATGTCCGAGCCGGAAGAGCAGATTTCCCAGCGGAAAGTACAGATTTCGCAGCGAACAGAACAGATCGCGGAGAATCTGGCCGTGGTCCGCGAGGACATCGCGGCCGCGGCCCGCAAGGCCGGCCGGGACCCCTCCGAGGTGTCCCTGATCGCCGTCACCAAGACCTATCCGGCCTCCGACGTGCGCATCCTGGCCGAGCTCGGGGTCCTGGACGTGGGCGAGAACCGCGACCAGGAGGCCGGGCCGAAGGCGCGGGAGACCGCGGGGCTGGGGCTGCGCTGGCACTTCATCGGGCAGCTGCAGACCAACAAGGCCGTGTCAGTGGCCGAATACGCCGACTTCGTGCACTCCGTGGACCGGGTCCGGTTGGTGGGTGCGCTGTCCAAGGCGGCTGTCCGGTATGACAAGGAATTGACATGTTTGGTGCAGGTCGACCTGGGTAACGCAGAGCCCATGGATGACAACGCGGCCCGCGGCGGGGCGTTTCCGGACCAGGTGCCGGAACTGGCCGACGCGATCGCCGCGGCGCCGGGCCTGCGATTCGGGGGCCTGATGGCGGTGGCGCCTTTGGGTGCCGAGCCGGGACCGGCCTTCGAGCGCTTGCACACGCTGGCTATGCGGTTGCGGACCGCACACCCTTCGGCCACCATGATCTCGGCGGGGATGAGTGGGGATCTGGGCGAAGCGGTGGCGGCGGGCGCGACACACGTCCGCATCGGCAGCGCGATACTCGGTATCAGACGGTGA